The following is a genomic window from Dioscorea cayenensis subsp. rotundata cultivar TDr96_F1 chromosome 10, TDr96_F1_v2_PseudoChromosome.rev07_lg8_w22 25.fasta, whole genome shotgun sequence.
TTGTTTATGCTTCTTTTGATGTGCATGGTTGTTCTGTTTCCTTGCTAACCTTGAAGTCTTTTAATTGTTGGGTTAGCTCGGGCTGTAATTGCAAGTTAAAACCCAGCCCAAGTCTTGCAAATCTAAGTTAGCTTTTTTTGTTGGGTTTGATTTCGGTAGAGAATCTTAGTGCGTGGGACGTGGTGAACCCGTCAGtgtagctcggagccaggtaggctctcgcaccgTATAATTCTGTATTTGTGTGtgactaattatttatttaaataatgttgtttttgcaatatttattcatatcttatttattattctgtatttattatctatttaattacttaagttatttatttgtcaaGTGATTTATTCGGTATTTTCTCAATCTGTATTCTGTATTTCTgcggttttagtacatctccattcctggctcACCTAGCTAGGAGGAGCAAGTCCTAGCCATGttcacatgttttctgtagtagtgCTACCGGACATGCGTGTCTGTTCCGACTTCGGTCGAATATCCAGCTCTGGCTGTTGATATTATGTTCTGTTCCGACTTCATAGTCAATCCGTCCTCAtgatgttgatttctgttatctgtcagggagatgtacatgtcTGTTTTTCTGCGTGTTTTCTGCATTTTCTAATTATTTCTGTATTCTgtctgaattattaattattctgtTATATCTGTATTATTCTGTTATTtttctgcgatcctactgggccTTTGTGGCTCATGTactctgtaatttttttcttccacaGGAGAATATCAAACTTAGGGTCAGTGGGTTATTCTGGGGCTTCTTCTGTAGTTGTGACTTGTCAGTACCTGTTCTTTAAGGTTGTGAACCTTGTATGCTATTTTATTCTGTATGAGTGAGACTTGTATCATGTTTGTGTATTTTGGCATGTAAGCTACTTGTGTACTCTGTAGAACTGTCATAGTCCGTATCTGTATTATCCATGTTTCTGCGACTCTATCTGTAGTCGATATTATTGTTTCTGTTCTGCTTGTTaggttgactctgaccaggtcaaatttgaggccttgcaccccGTGGAGCCCGGTcccattggatgcggccgatctgtcagTGGACCCGGTTTGTTGAACTGGGGCGTGACAGAGGTATTGAATAATGCATGACTTGCAAGCATCCATTAGAATCAGGAGAACAGAGAGACAGATAGGCAGGGTTTTCATGGAAATCTAAAATAACATTGCTTGTAACTTATAAATCGCATAAAGCTTTATCTAgcctttaatattttaatatgaattaattttttttattgatatgaGTGTGCTTGTCCTTTGGCTGATTCAGTAGCCACTAGAAAGAGATTCTAAAAAGCCATGCATATTGATCAACCTCAATCATGATCCACTTCCACCATATTATCATGCATTGACCAAAATAGTAAAAATCATGATATGACTAGGATTTACTCCGTGATCGAACGGTTGATAAGTGAGGAGTTAGATACCGTCAGGACATCTGACGGCTGTAAGAGACTAGCCGCCATTTAAGGCTATGGAGGATGAAGTGACGTGAGCCCCTCTCTTTCTGCACCATGAAAAAGACATGCTTTGATTACTATTTCGTCTTCTATCAACTccattcttctccttcttcttcttcttcttcttcttcttcttctctctctttgtGTAACATGATTAAAGATCACAAATGAAGAAATTACAAACTTGcgcaataattaattaaactgcAACTAATTAAAACTACTGAAATATTGTtattcattaatatattatacatGAACTTTCTATGAAGAATTAATCAACTTGGAGTAGTACTAGTACAACTTATAGCAGTTACAGCAGCAGAAGCAGCAGGCTTGAATATCTtgctcttattcttcttctttcttctcttaatCCTACTGAAAACTTTAACACGGCCAGCTGCTGATCTCTTATAATTACTCTCAGTGGAACTCTCTTTAATGGTTTCAAGCTTGGGTTTCCAATGCTTAGACTTACACCTCACAAGCTGCTTGTAATCCTTCTCAAGCTCAACAGTGCTGCAAACTCTCAAAacctctcttttcttcttctcatcatccTCTTGCTTCAATACCATCTTCTCCAAGAACTCATCCGAAACTCTCACCTGAAGAGAACCGGAATCCGTTTTCTTGATATCAAATGGTCTCAAGGGTGTGATGACAGGGCAAGCAAGGGATGAAACGAGATTGAGGAAGGAGAGGTCGGAGTGAAAGAAGGTGGCAGGGAGAAGGAGGTAGCTATGGCCACGCTTGAGGAGTTCCGCCGGAGAAAGGGTTGGGACCCGTTGCCCGATAAAGAAGCTATCGGATCTACACACTAAATGGAACGGGTTCTCACTCATTAGATCCGCTACCGAGACGGGTTTGTCGTAGACCCGAACCCGACAGTCGGATCCGATAACACGAATAACACGAGACTTGCCCCGTCGGCGGCGGTGGTGGTGgtcgtcgtcgtcgtcatcGACGTCGTTGTTGTAGGTCTTGCATGGAGCTCCGGTGAGGTGGAAGCACAAAGGGATAGCTGATTGGAGTGAGAGAAATTTGAATCCCATGTTGGAAATGTGGGATGATTGATAGGTTTAAttggtttgttatatatatatttttaaaggtaGTAGTAGTTTGATTGCAAGGTGGTCGTTGCATAGAAaggtagtagtagtagtagtggtGGAGATAAGATAAGGGATGGTTTACTATTATTCTTAATGATTTGATTAGTCTagttgttgcttttttttttcttttcaacgGTTTACTCGAGTGGTGTTGGATTAACACCTTAcgtttaaaagaaaataaataaagattatcaacaaataaataaatatggatgaTTAATTAGAATATGACAGATATAAGATAAAAATGGAGAAGATAAGAGGGGTAGATGAgagtagaaaaaaaatataaacatgatAAATTCAAATCttattatgatataatataaattctatgtaaattaataaaattatatataagtatatatgaaaaatagcaAATGGCGATTTGGTGTATTGGTATAGATCTTGTGCGTAAGGTCTTTCTTGGCAAGTTTGAACTTTAGGTCGTGCAAGATAAGAGCACAAATGTTATAGAGCTTGTGTTTGCACTATTTAGAATGTAAGGAGAACATATAGGTGTTATAGGCCTTGCATTTTGGGTTCCTTATATAGGATGTGATTGAAATATACTCGACTTCAACAAAATCGGCATTCAAAGACTttaatcttatcttttaatGAGCTTCTTGCCCCCTAAGCTTCAGATTGGATGAATTATGATTGAAAGAGTCAATTATGGATGTTTAATAACCCCCCATGTGGGGCAGGTTAACACAAAGAGGTCTACCATGTGCTCTCGAGATAATATATCATGTACTATAATCCCAAAATATTAAAACCCCATGCCATACAACTTTGGAAGAGTAGAGAATGCAATTTTTCTCGCAGAAACCCACACTAAGACTCAATGGACAATAGTCTAGAGTATTGGGTACCTAATAAACAGTGCATCATGAACAATACATGAGGGCGGGTTTTGACCCTAATGTCTAAGCAAGTATCGGTCAAGTGAACgattatatattgttattatatatatttttgttaatcagtttgaatttgaattttattgaaaaaataataattaatattgaaaTGGTGTTTTGCTCTCTCCTGCACCCCCGACTGGGGCTCTTTTTGGATTCcttctattttgttttgttgatgtcCTTTGTCTAttcttttgctctctttctatTCTTGTTGTTTTGCATGGGTGATCtttgtaattttgtttcttcGTTTGGTCTAGTTTGTGGgggttttttccttttttttattgtttgtttattgttattttcacCGGTGTTCCCTGGTGGCTAATTGCTGATGGTTATCATTAGGTTGTTAGtttctttttaatgatattttgggtgatttatccaatttttttaattttaatttttagattttattgaaaaaaaattaatatcattcaCTAAACGTTATttcaggaatttttttaaataataaaatttgggtCAAACAAAAGGCGGGTGAAATGAAAAAATGTTTCTTCTCCTTTTAAGCACCACGTGATCGAGTACTTGGACTAAAATGAAAACCGTGTGAAACTGAAGAttaagtgttttatttttcttaaaaacaaatatatatatatatatatatattttatattttataaaagaattgGCAAGAATTCTTCtcaataaattatcatttatttattttattaaaaaaaaatttgcaagagAGAGTGAAAAACTTCTTCCATGTCCTCACAAACATCACAAATAAAgaatcaaaatatagaaaataataatattgttagaTGAGTTTATCAAAtccaaaaactaaaatttatatttttcttcaaaaaaaaatataaaaaaattgcagtTTCACaaagttacaaaaaaaatgcttttattttttatttttaaaatatgcgTTTTATtcagttaaaaaaatgaaaagatatatCAATTCTTACTTAACAGTGTTACACCCACTTGATGTTAATCCCTATTCATGTGTTTTATTCAGTTAACttagaataatattttttatagttaattctaattaatttttatactttttaatggaatattttagaaaaaaatacaaaatggaGATTTAAGTGAATTGCCGAAATtacttttccttatttttaacCGAATAAAACACattctttaaattaaaaataaaaaataaaaataccaatttttttaagtgtGTAACACCACAtgatttttgttgtaattttttaattaaaaaaaagaaactacaTAAACAGACAAAAACACGTGATGAACAAGACTAAATTTAAGAAGCGCATGCAAGTCTCAATCCTCTTGaattaaaagaacaaaagagtATCTAGAATTAGCAGCGCACACAGCACCATTATTTCACATATGTTCTCCACAGCCGACTTATGTAAACAAAAGGACATGCATGAATGATCAAATAGAAAAACATGACCAATTCCAACTTCTcctgttggtttttttttttttaccagtCAAAGGATTCAGTTtgatttctctttcttcttttttctacCGTCTTATATCAACTAAATGAATTAATGAGGAATGCCTTTGACTAGCAAGCGGCAAGTTCCACTTTGAAAGTTGGTACAGTGGAAACAAAGTTGATAGTCTGGTTATGAAAACGTTtaagatagaaaataaaattaaaaacaccaaAAAGATGTGCGCATATGTTGCCtatatcatcaaaaaaatatatatatatatatataatataataaaataacttaaCGGTGTTCATATAGTTTCAAAATTGACCAATCATGACCTGTAATTTGCATAGTTAAGATGCCAATGTGAGGATTCACGGGATGTATTCCCTGACCCTGTCTTCGAATAAggattcgaaaaaaaaaaaaaattttgttctcaTCCCCGTGGGATTACCAGGGTTCAGGGATTTTTTATCCctgattatttttatatttattaaacacatcaaatatattatatatattattaaaattatatattcaagGACGAAGATTCCCCATTCCCGACCCTGTCAAGAATCATCCTGGCCTCCAATGGTGGGaacaagaaaatttataaaaataaaaatttaattataattaaaaaataatccataCCAGGACCTAGGGATGTCAATGAGCCCCGGCCCCGATGGGGAACCCGATTCCCCGACCCGTCGGGGCCGGGGTCGGGGAATTTTTTCGGGGGTCGGGGCCGGGGCCAGGGGCATGAAAAAATTCCCCGTCGGGGTCGGGGCCGGGGTCGGGGAATACcctccccgccccgccccggccccgaaataataaatatttaatttatatatatatatatattataaatatgaaatatctaaataaaaattaaacaaaatagacatatttaatatttaatatttaataaatttatttaatatttaataaatttatttaatattctatttaaatatattttatctatttaagttaatggattatgtttatttaaatggATTAAGTTaaggaattaaaatattttaaatgcaatttttttatttaatttctaaaatagacatatttttaattatttacgaGTTTAGGTATAACGGTAATTGTTATACCGgttttaagtgttttttagGAAAATGGCATAATTATTCCCATTTTCATAGGATTTTcaaaaaaagggtaaaataaATCCcgttaataatataaattttaaattaaataataataataatttaatttattagtcGGGGTCGGGGAATCCCCAAAACTGAAAAATCCCCGCGGCGACGGggacggaaaaaaaaaatccccgtATTCGGATTCGGGGCCGGAGATAGGGGTGGAAAATCGGGGCCGGGGCCGGGGAATGTATCCCCCGGTAAATCCCCGCCCCGTTGACATCCTACCAGGACCTAAATCGTGGTCACAAGTAATTTTGATGGGATTTTATAAAGAATTTGACAAAATCAAAGCTCTTTTTGGTCATCTACGAGAGTTTATCAGGTCCTCATCTGTTTTAATAAATCccagaaggaaagaaagaattGTGAAGACAGTGAAGCATATATGAGTAACAGAAAAGCTGTCTCTAGTTTACATTACTGAAAATCtaacttaaaaaaacaacagTTTGTTACATGCTCTCTAAATTATCTCAAGTACGCTGGCAATCACTGAGCCTGTAGAGAGGCATCATCACACTGCGATTGACTTATTGGAGATGTAAATAAACCAATGTCTCTTCAAACTAACAGAAAAACAgcgaagaaaaaaataagaagaacaaccaaaacaaaaaggatATATAAGAAGTTCAGGTGAGTCTAGTGATAACTTAAATCCTCAAAAGTTCTCCCTCCCTCATGCTTGAACCTACGTGAATTTAACTCAACCATTGTTAATGAAACTTTGATCAAGCACGACCACCGGCTTTTCTTGCAGGTGGGCCGGAGTCTTCATCGTCGGACTGGACATCCCCGTACTGCCACATCTTCAGCCTCTCTTTCTTCGCTTTAGTTTGGAACTCTTCGAGATTATCAAGAGCCGACTGCCTTTCCTTTGTATCCCATCTCTTCCTTCTTTCTAGCCTTGCCAAACCTTCCTGCATATTAGAAAACCATTCTCATGTTAACAATCTCCAAAGATGTGACAAACAGCAATATAATGTATGTATGAACGGTTAAGGAGTAGATCGAACCTTTAGCATGGCAGCATTAATGCTAGATTCAGCTTCAACATCAACCAAAGTCACAATCAGAACCGTTCCGGTTCCTTGTCCTTTCACCTTTCCTCCAGAAGTGTCCTTGTCCTCAACCATAGCTCTGAATTCCCTTGAAGTGTTTAGAGTACACTCACTGAAATATTCTGCAGCTTCAAGACCGAAATCATCATCCAAATCTGGGACTTTTATGTATGCAAGACTGCAAAGCTGAGCCAACCCAGGTGCTGAAGAGACAGAGGGATCAAGAGGCCGTAAGCGACTGAATGGAACCACCTCCTGGTTCCCATAGTCAATATAGAAGACCTCAAATGCATCATTTGGAGACTCCACAGCCCCTCGTGGTGTGTTAACAATCTGTACGTGAGCATAAAAATTCCAATATCAAAACCAGAAGATCTTGTTCATATCAAAAACACATAAATGATTATAGTTGCCTAATCAACATGAGCATAAGTATGAACTCCAATCACTGCAACTGTGTTCAAACATAAAGTAGATCAGACAAAGATTTTATATTGGCCTAGTTCGGGATTTCTTAAAGAGAAGTGGTCTTACTCTTCGATATCATCACTAATAAATATCTAGAAATACATAGAAAACCAAATACCACAAGAGAAGCTCAAGAAAACAGATGACTATCAATACGACCATTATATAAGAGTTTGGAATCATGCATTAATGCTTTTTAAGTTTGGCCCAAAACAGATATGCCTCAGATTCAACTGAAATCGGAATTTAATTTCTCAGATTCAACCTGATAGTGAAATGAATGGATGAACAGGAAAATTTAAGAATGATTGTAAAACCTCATCAATGATAAAAAGTGAagtcttaaaaaaaaagggtatttTTAGTACCAAGGCTCTGTTCCACGAATTATCAAGACTGAACTGTGCAAGAACAATATCACCCTTTGCAGGTTTGAATGCACCAATCATTGGAGGTTCTTGCAGGTTCAGTGAAGCAAGCTGCTGTTGAATAGTAGCTATTTTTTGGTCATTTACAGTTTGAACATAGAATTTACCACCACCCAAGACTTCAGTGACAACAACCTGAATTCATatagaagaaaataagataTGGTCAATTGAACTATGAAGTGGGCAATTCAATAGTTGCTGTTTGACAGTACCTTGAGTACttccttttgttttccttcAGATGTTGTGCCATTACCCACTTCATGCCCTTCAGTCTGATTCTCCCATATCTGGAAAATGAATAAAGTTTGAAGAGTTAAAAGCTAGCTTCTATGAAGCTTAAAAAATGCAAGTATATGCTCATTATGACCTACTTTCAGTTTCTGCCGTTTCGCTGATTCTTCAGCTCGACCAAGGAGGTTGGCATCTGCAATCTTGTCAGAACCAAATGAACTTTGGAGCCTTGCCAGTCCTGCTTCTAGGAGAGGCACAGCTGCGTTGGTCCTGGACTCCCACATGGAGCCCAGGAATGTCCCGGTCCGATCAACTGTTTCTATTTCCACCTGTGTAGAAAGTAAAcatcaaataaactaaaagaaaaataagggaaaatacaaagaataaaggCAAATTTAGCACCTCAACATTTCTCTGAAGTATTCTTCTTCTCATGAAAGCAATAGCTTCATCTGAAAAAGGCTCACCACGGCCAGGACACCTAACACCAGAAAATGAGAAGGCAATGCTGCATGTTTCCTTAGGAATAACCAATTTAAACCGATGGCCACTAAAGATGTGTTCGACAACAGCAGGAAGTCTTCTATTGCGTGCCAGGAATGGCAAGAATTCTTTGGCTTGTTTTGTTGGTGCCTGAAGAGACAATACATTGAAAATTGCatcaaatgaaagaaaaagagctTCAAAAAACAACAGAGTTGGTAAACTGATGATTGGTACCATTGTCAGATCTTTTATGTGCATAGGCGGCCGATCCTTTTTAGAATGTAACCCCTTCTTCCCATTGATAGCCCGTGTTTCAGCTGCCAATAGAGCATCATAGTGATTTGACCTTTCCTCGAAATCTCGGTGTCTAGTGACAGTGGCAAAGCCATAAGCAACCATCAGTTCGGCAACATTTACTCCAGCTGATTGGCTAGGAGACGGAGATGGAAGTGTCTCAGCAGAATCGGCTTTTGTTGGAGATGTTACAAAGACAGACCCAAAATCTAGTACTCTAGAATCATCTGCACCAGATGCAGCTACTGGATTTGGTGCATCCACTCCACCAACCTTCCTAGAATACTCCATTGATACATTCACCTGAGAATATACAAACAATTGTAGCATGCAAAAATCTATCAACCTCAAAATTCATAGCAAAAGGAAACTGCAAAATCTAGTTTGTACCTGGCGCCCAATAACACGTGAACGCAAGAAGTCCTTTGCTTCTCTAGCGAAAACCCGTTCGCGCAACTCCTCAGGCTTTAAGCCTTCTAAATTTTCATCTCGGCGACCCAATCTAGGGGCCCTGATGCTTGAAAGGTTGACACGTCGTTCAGCAGAGGTAGCATCATCCACAACAATTACGCAATCTCCACTCACAACCTCCACCACCTACAGATAGCCAGAGACAGCAAAGTGCTGTATAAGTACTGATGGTCAACGGAGACATAAATTTCACTATAGAGAACCTACTTTTCCTGTGAAGTTTTGCCCATGGATAGCTTTAGAATTTGTCACCGCAGGAACAAAGTTTGTCCACATTCTCAACCGATTCTTTTTT
Proteins encoded in this region:
- the LOC120270427 gene encoding ribonuclease TUDOR 1-like, producing MASAPASSGWLKGKVKAVPSGDCLVIMALSKAEIPPEKSITLSSLIAPRLARRGIADEPFAWESREFLRKLCIGKEVTFRVDYTVPSIGRDFGSVFLGDKNVATLVVSEGWARVREQGQQKGEVSPFLSDLQHAEEQAKQQGVGRWSKAAGASEASVRDLPPSAIGDASSFDANGLLAANKGKPMQAIVEQVRDGSTVRVYLLPEFQYVQVFVAGIQSPSMGRRVAVAAIPDPELITEDANGETSAKGTPSLTSAQRLSASTATSTEIAPDAFGREAKHFTEIRVLNRDVRIVLEGVDKFNNLIGSVYYPDGDTAKDLAVELVENGLAKYVEWSANMLEGSAKKKLKDAELQAKKNRLRMWTNFVPAVTNSKAIHGQNFTGKVVEVVSGDCVIVVDDATSAERRVNLSSIRAPRLGRRDENLEGLKPEELRERVFAREAKDFLRSRVIGRQVNVSMEYSRKVGGVDAPNPVAASGADDSRVLDFGSVFVTSPTKADSAETLPSPSPSQSAGVNVAELMVAYGFATVTRHRDFEERSNHYDALLAAETRAINGKKGLHSKKDRPPMHIKDLTMAPTKQAKEFLPFLARNRRLPAVVEHIFSGHRFKLVIPKETCSIAFSFSGVRCPGRGEPFSDEAIAFMRRRILQRNVEVEIETVDRTGTFLGSMWESRTNAAVPLLEAGLARLQSSFGSDKIADANLLGRAEESAKRQKLKIWENQTEGHEVGNGTTSEGKQKEVLKVVVTEVLGGGKFYVQTVNDQKIATIQQQLASLNLQEPPMIGAFKPAKGDIVLAQFSLDNSWNRALIVNTPRGAVESPNDAFEVFYIDYGNQEVVPFSRLRPLDPSVSSAPGLAQLCSLAYIKVPDLDDDFGLEAAEYFSECTLNTSREFRAMVEDKDTSGGKVKGQGTGTVLIVTLVDVEAESSINAAMLKEGLARLERRKRWDTKERQSALDNLEEFQTKAKKERLKMWQYGDVQSDDEDSGPPARKAGGRA
- the LOC120270861 gene encoding uncharacterized protein LOC120270861 → MGFKFLSLQSAIPLCFHLTGAPCKTYNNDVDDDDDDHHHRRRRGKSRVIRVIGSDCRVRVYDKPVSVADLMSENPFHLVCRSDSFFIGQRVPTLSPAELLKRGHSYLLLPATFFHSDLSFLNLVSSLACPVITPLRPFDIKKTDSGSLQVRVSDEFLEKMVLKQEDDEKKKREVLRVCSTVELEKDYKQLVRCKSKHWKPKLETIKESSTESNYKRSAAGRVKVFSRIKRRKKKNKSKIFKPAASAAVTAISCTSTTPS